One region of Aeromicrobium sp. Sec7.5 genomic DNA includes:
- a CDS encoding lysophospholipid acyltransferase family protein produces MTDAPTSSNGVYRAIVRVVAVLFRIQGYRFDVQGTDHLPATGAAVLAANHNSLLDFTLVGRA; encoded by the coding sequence TGACCGACGCTCCGACCTCATCGAACGGCGTCTACCGCGCGATCGTCCGGGTCGTGGCCGTGCTCTTCCGGATCCAGGGCTATCGCTTCGACGTGCAGGGCACCGACCACCTGCCCGCCACGGGCGCCGCCGTGCTCGCGGCGAACCACAACAGCCTCCTCGACTTCACCCTCGTCGGCCGCGCGG